Proteins encoded in a region of the Zunongwangia endophytica genome:
- a CDS encoding alkaline phosphatase family protein — translation MKSKITMLAILLLVSSFRVLGQTDDEKHKKVVFIIVDGIAADMIEKVATPQINRIGKEGSYSEAYVGGEKGAYSETPTISAVGYNSLLTGVWVNKHNVYGNEIKQPNYNYPSIFRLYKNKYPRKKTAIFSTWEDNRTKLLGENLVGTNFLKVDFAFDGFEKDTISFPHDRYREYIKNIDKKVAYKAGEYIKKEAPDLSWVYLEFSDDMGHGYGDSPKLYEAITYEDSLIGNIYNAVKFREENFNEDWLFLVTTDHGRTLKDGKHHGGQTDRERSTWIAMNRKGNTYLTKSTPAIVDILPTMMDFLQIEPEDSVKQEWDGISLLGQIDAQGLKANLQNETITLNWSAIGNENNTAKFYITTTNNVKYGAKDDYRFLGEANIKKEFAKFSVKEKSDFFKILMETPNHQLNTWIIPIKSNN, via the coding sequence ATGAAATCTAAAATTACCATGCTGGCTATTCTTCTTTTGGTCAGTAGTTTTCGGGTATTAGGACAAACTGATGACGAAAAACACAAAAAAGTTGTATTCATTATCGTTGATGGTATTGCTGCGGATATGATCGAAAAGGTTGCAACTCCTCAAATCAATCGAATTGGTAAAGAAGGTTCCTATTCAGAAGCTTATGTTGGTGGGGAAAAAGGAGCTTATTCTGAAACTCCAACAATATCTGCTGTGGGATACAATAGCTTACTCACGGGCGTTTGGGTAAATAAGCATAATGTTTACGGAAATGAAATTAAGCAACCTAACTACAATTACCCAAGTATATTTAGGCTATATAAAAATAAGTATCCAAGAAAAAAAACGGCAATATTTTCCACTTGGGAGGATAATCGAACCAAGCTCTTAGGAGAAAATCTGGTGGGAACAAACTTCCTGAAAGTAGACTTTGCTTTTGATGGATTTGAAAAGGATACCATAAGCTTCCCTCATGATCGTTACCGTGAGTATATTAAAAATATTGATAAAAAGGTAGCTTATAAAGCTGGAGAGTATATTAAAAAGGAAGCCCCAGATTTAAGTTGGGTTTATCTAGAATTCTCTGATGATATGGGACATGGCTATGGAGATAGCCCAAAGTTATATGAGGCTATTACCTATGAGGATAGTCTTATCGGGAATATTTATAATGCTGTAAAATTCCGAGAAGAAAACTTTAATGAGGACTGGCTGTTTCTAGTGACCACAGATCATGGTCGTACCCTAAAAGATGGAAAGCATCACGGAGGGCAGACAGACCGTGAGCGTAGTACATGGATTGCGATGAATAGGAAGGGTAATACATACTTAACAAAGAGTACTCCCGCTATTGTTGATATTTTACCAACCATGATGGATTTTCTTCAAATAGAACCAGAAGACTCCGTAAAACAAGAGTGGGATGGGATCTCCCTTCTAGGACAGATCGATGCACAAGGGCTCAAAGCAAATCTTCAGAATGAAACAATTACACTGAACTGGAGTGCAATTGGAAATGAAAATAATACTGCCAAATTTTATATAACAACGACCAATAATGTCAAATATGGTGCAAAAGACGATTATAGATTTTTAGGCGAAGCAAATATTAAAAAAGAGTTTGCCAAATTCTCTGTAAAAGAGAAATCTGATTTCTTTAAGATTCTTATGGAAACTCCAAATCATCAATTAAACACATGGATCATACCAATCAAATCTAATAACTAA
- a CDS encoding TetR family transcriptional regulator, whose product MGRKNLSVKRRKEIIQSFYRIAKKIGLENTSIAKVAEDMAISNGLVMHYFKTKDELLIGLNAYILEKHLKIVNSIEYGAMDNRKSLESFITSLFSRKWNTYFDDGVFYSCYALIYRKEDFNHSFRNYLEKLHQVLQLKLHEAKSYGVILNDNISEITEVIFALIDGAYYYLGMFDQKDDSYNKQEELYIKYAIQLLNFSSNSI is encoded by the coding sequence GTGGGACGTAAAAATTTAAGTGTTAAAAGGCGAAAAGAGATTATTCAATCTTTCTATCGCATAGCAAAAAAAATAGGCCTTGAAAATACTTCGATTGCCAAGGTGGCCGAGGATATGGCAATCAGCAATGGATTGGTTATGCATTATTTTAAAACCAAGGATGAGCTTTTAATTGGTCTTAATGCATATATATTGGAAAAACACCTAAAAATTGTCAACTCCATAGAATATGGGGCTATGGATAATAGAAAAAGTCTTGAAAGTTTCATCACAAGCTTGTTTTCTAGAAAATGGAATACATATTTTGATGACGGCGTTTTCTATAGTTGTTATGCTTTAATTTATAGAAAAGAAGATTTTAACCATAGCTTTAGAAATTACCTGGAAAAACTTCATCAGGTGCTCCAATTGAAACTTCATGAAGCAAAAAGCTACGGAGTAATATTAAATGATAATATATCCGAAATAACCGAAGTCATTTTTGCTTTGATTGACGGAGCTTATTATTACCTGGGAATGTTTGATCAAAAAGATGACAGTTATAATAAACAGGAAGAACTTTATATAAAGTATGCTATTCAACTTCTGAATTTTTCTTCGAATTCCATATAA
- a CDS encoding CBU_0592 family membrane protein, with amino-acid sequence MTLISLIGWLGAILFIIAYFLLSTGKLSAKRPTYHLLNVIGGICLVVNASKLDDFPNIVVNIVWALIALFALYRIIWNSKKNSEVE; translated from the coding sequence ATGACTCTTATAAGTTTAATAGGTTGGCTTGGAGCAATACTGTTTATTATTGCTTATTTTCTTTTGAGCACCGGAAAGTTATCGGCTAAACGACCAACATATCATTTGCTAAATGTTATTGGTGGTATTTGTTTAGTTGTGAATGCTTCAAAATTGGATGATTTTCCCAATATTGTAGTAAATATAGTCTGGGCATTGATAGCGCTATTTGCATTATATAGAATTATATGGAATTCGAAGAAAAATTCAGAAGTTGAATAG
- a CDS encoding DUF4138 domain-containing protein — MKFSYSFFYPSFHVSCRYSRFCFLLLMIPASYIGIAQKKSLDTLYANEQMQVALFFPKPIQQAITGASQMSFTYNKDYPQQFGVLKATPGKSSNLLVIDQDQNVYSFLLQYQSTLSTLNYFFTLDDAIFKLKDTLTATNSLSNLQIASYDSLKAFKKFARYLLDRDLKVMKRTHKDGMRMKLYTVQYFNEKAFIKINLSNRSEVSFRPGEITISLQTKKQGKRKSMQRQLLPIDYKLQVPEIIYKGDEFNFILMVPKFTIPKNWQLTIEIKENGGRRNIQLVKKKAL, encoded by the coding sequence ATGAAATTTTCTTATTCTTTTTTCTATCCATCTTTCCATGTGTCCTGTCGCTATAGTCGTTTCTGTTTCTTACTTCTTATGATTCCAGCATCGTATATTGGAATTGCTCAAAAGAAAAGTCTGGATACCTTATATGCCAATGAGCAGATGCAGGTTGCACTATTCTTTCCAAAGCCAATACAACAAGCTATTACCGGCGCTTCGCAAATGAGCTTTACGTATAATAAAGACTATCCTCAGCAATTTGGGGTTTTAAAAGCTACTCCCGGAAAATCAAGTAATCTACTGGTGATTGATCAGGATCAAAATGTATATTCCTTTTTGCTACAATATCAGTCGACACTCTCGACCCTGAACTATTTTTTTACCCTCGATGATGCTATTTTTAAGCTAAAGGATACCTTGACTGCAACGAACTCATTAAGTAATCTGCAAATAGCATCTTACGATTCTTTGAAAGCGTTCAAAAAATTTGCTAGATATCTTTTAGATCGTGATCTGAAAGTGATGAAAAGAACTCATAAAGATGGCATGCGCATGAAATTATATACAGTTCAATATTTCAATGAGAAAGCTTTTATAAAAATAAATTTGAGCAATAGATCTGAGGTTAGTTTTAGACCTGGAGAAATTACAATTTCACTCCAAACCAAGAAACAGGGTAAGCGAAAATCAATGCAGCGTCAGCTTTTGCCAATCGATTACAAACTTCAGGTTCCTGAAATTATTTATAAAGGAGATGAGTTTAATTTCATTCTTATGGTTCCAAAATTTACTATACCTAAAAATTGGCAGCTTACTATTGAAATAAAAGAAAACGGTGGACGAAGGAATATTCAGCTAGTAAAGAAAAAGGCTTTATAG
- the traM gene encoding conjugative transposon protein TraM: protein MIKLDKKTIVFGSVLLCILLFTLAYTVLVWTEDTEERTIENVPKNPNIPALKDPENGFDSRREAVDQLKEKKPSTVPSLYDEIEETSDSLPYETTIHAQQQKDNIYSNEEMRNQQGWTMDSWSFQEQAEDTLSAVEIPSTATGNVSLEKRLKSDTDSSAISKSRQQEIRLRQEALFSYNHVNTHIAENTMISPIPVAVSKTQKVQSNSRVELYLLREIQFKGNVYPAFTPIYGFVSLGPNRVFLRITNIKGDPVSLSAYDLQDGNEGIYVVNNFRAEASREILDDVIQDINIPSVPQVGGLKNLFRKHNRNIKVTIANHYRLFLKP, encoded by the coding sequence ATGATAAAACTTGATAAAAAGACCATTGTATTTGGATCGGTACTGCTTTGTATTTTATTATTTACCCTCGCCTATACGGTGTTGGTTTGGACCGAGGATACAGAAGAACGAACTATAGAGAATGTGCCAAAAAATCCTAATATACCAGCGCTAAAAGATCCAGAAAACGGCTTTGATTCCAGAAGAGAAGCAGTGGATCAACTCAAAGAAAAGAAACCATCCACCGTACCAAGTCTATATGACGAGATTGAGGAGACTTCGGATTCTTTGCCTTATGAAACTACCATTCATGCGCAGCAGCAGAAAGATAATATCTATTCCAATGAAGAAATGCGAAATCAGCAAGGTTGGACTATGGATTCCTGGAGTTTTCAAGAGCAAGCTGAAGATACATTAAGTGCTGTAGAGATTCCTTCTACAGCAACTGGAAATGTATCCTTGGAAAAAAGGCTTAAAAGTGACACCGATTCTAGTGCTATATCAAAATCAAGGCAACAGGAAATCAGGCTTCGTCAGGAAGCTTTGTTTAGTTATAATCATGTGAATACTCATATCGCAGAGAATACGATGATTTCACCTATACCTGTAGCGGTTTCCAAAACGCAAAAGGTGCAATCCAATTCAAGAGTAGAACTTTACCTGCTCCGGGAAATTCAATTTAAAGGGAACGTGTATCCTGCATTCACGCCAATTTATGGATTTGTGAGTTTAGGTCCAAACCGGGTTTTCCTTAGGATTACCAATATAAAGGGGGATCCTGTAAGCTTGAGCGCTTATGACCTGCAGGATGGTAATGAAGGAATTTATGTAGTCAACAACTTTCGAGCGGAAGCTTCTCGCGAAATATTAGATGATGTTATTCAGGATATTAATATCCCTTCCGTACCTCAGGTGGGTGGGCTGAAAAATCTTTTCCGTAAGCATAATCGCAATATTAAAGTGACCATCGCAAATCATTATCGACTGTTTTTAAAACCATAA
- a CDS encoding conjugal transfer protein TraK: MNYTKKSSYQNIYSVLRINRLVSICVSIGAFTACILSGFLIYKMHQEALHNAFAVTESGQVIPLIWQERSNQLEIEAKAHLERFHYAFYGLTPDTYEDQLEKALWLGNSSVDEVYRQKKADGVYNRILQYALVQKVDSIKSTLDSKQSPYPFRTQVFFSIHRGNVKEHYVLMTSGKLLPVKRSFPRNPHGLMITDFYENRLQKRTDTENE, from the coding sequence ATGAACTATACAAAAAAATCTTCGTATCAAAATATATACTCCGTATTGCGTATCAATCGACTGGTTAGTATTTGCGTAAGTATCGGTGCATTTACGGCTTGCATCCTTTCCGGTTTTTTGATTTATAAAATGCACCAGGAAGCACTTCATAATGCCTTTGCAGTTACTGAAAGTGGACAGGTCATTCCGCTGATTTGGCAAGAACGAAGCAACCAGTTGGAAATTGAAGCTAAAGCACATCTGGAGCGATTTCATTATGCTTTTTATGGTCTGACTCCGGACACCTATGAGGATCAACTCGAAAAAGCATTATGGCTCGGTAATTCTTCCGTAGATGAAGTGTATCGACAGAAAAAAGCCGATGGCGTTTATAATCGTATCCTGCAATACGCACTGGTGCAAAAGGTGGATAGTATAAAATCTACTTTGGATTCTAAGCAGTCTCCATATCCTTTCCGTACTCAGGTGTTTTTTAGTATTCACCGCGGAAATGTAAAAGAGCACTATGTCCTTATGACCTCGGGCAAATTGTTGCCAGTAAAACGAAGTTTTCCCAGAAATCCTCATGGTCTTATGATCACAGATTTCTACGAAAACCGATTACAGAAAAGAACGGATACTGAAAATGAATAA
- a CDS encoding conjugal transfer protein, with the protein MNLLFENRTDRQDMPIFSSAGRSIYLNTSDFSTRFRSMLVIGIMLLMLLISHNASSQGMPVYDNTNFLSLAKQLIESAKQTSNLLKTVEFLKKQKENIEKVSRVVQQLQAVRELTNSHQRLYETIRTDVRELIDSPYMHPNEARRISDHFEAMIELSLKDLDFIDQVLSSNVFKMSDNDRTQLLQKKEQKSCELLAQVKQQLRQYRNIIAFRELQDIMNTRVPMN; encoded by the coding sequence ATGAATTTACTTTTTGAAAATAGAACAGACCGTCAGGATATGCCTATTTTTAGCAGTGCTGGTCGATCAATTTATTTGAATACTTCGGATTTCAGCACTCGTTTCCGATCGATGCTGGTCATTGGTATAATGCTTCTTATGCTTTTAATCTCGCATAACGCTTCTTCTCAGGGAATGCCTGTTTATGACAACACCAATTTCCTTAGCCTTGCCAAACAATTAATCGAGTCGGCTAAACAAACCTCAAACCTTTTAAAAACAGTAGAATTTTTAAAGAAGCAAAAGGAAAATATTGAAAAAGTCAGTCGGGTAGTGCAACAGCTTCAGGCAGTTCGTGAACTTACCAATAGTCATCAACGACTGTATGAAACGATACGTACTGATGTTAGGGAGCTTATTGATTCTCCTTATATGCATCCCAATGAGGCTCGTCGTATCTCTGATCATTTTGAGGCCATGATTGAACTCTCCTTGAAAGATCTGGATTTTATTGATCAGGTACTTTCCAGTAACGTATTTAAAATGAGCGATAATGATCGCACACAATTACTCCAAAAGAAGGAGCAAAAGTCCTGTGAACTACTTGCTCAGGTTAAACAACAATTACGCCAATATCGAAATATTATCGCTTTTAGAGAACTTCAGGATATAATGAATACCAGGGTGCCCATGAATTAA
- a CDS encoding TraG family conjugative transposon ATPase: MNLYKYPPIADVQNNTVFFANGNFCLAYRVHLPEVYSLSENDFDQLHSSWFQAIKSLPVGTYIHKQDVYLKKAYQAKDLPTKSFLQQATHNYFKGREHLDHQCLLFFSLPKNNKLAGSKYRNPFAALSKAKVDQSNQEWKHFERHVIDVVAYLNQSGKLKVHRMTAQEITAFSKDFWNGFVADYDTDIQIGSNALQLGNQYFQSLVFQHESSFQDELKSSRPHATFTADDFNFYQGFIDGFGLQLYEHHMVNQLLIIEDSKKWQRALEKRIESLKKSANFSSQNVITCEKLEAVLDTIVRDEQSRLVRGQFNVIFWHEHKEHLKEITGKLMAECKQLDIRPYLPSGQALPHYVLNSYFGFTSNFGASDTYVTDLKHALCLWLHTGNYQSDTTGIIFNDRQYNLPVKKDVWDEAKNRIKARNFAIFAPTGEGKSFLANNILRQYFEEQIRLVIIDLGGSYSKFAQLYPKEHLILRFEPGKSLGINPFYCDDGNPSPELLEELSVFLLELTAFDTNSKAQSVTLKNWLRRYYKNSPAPYNMYAFYNFLIHMGEKNVTDEITKSADKETFLDRNRFLHILSEYVGDGIYSYLFQPGKKEYRLEDKRLIIFELDEVRDNKEILAVMLKLIKTAVQRSIWSKREEKGIILFDEFAKQLKFPNVLESVEFYYQAIRKQNGAIGIILQSINQLPHNSTAASILENTQVIYSLRNEKGYEELVSRLKLSSHDHNQLKSITNKLSGKQKYTEVFIKIGRQSNVYRLEVPPEAYAAYLTDGKENEEILRAYRKLGNMEKAITQFLSKPSS; encoded by the coding sequence ATGAATCTCTATAAATATCCCCCTATTGCGGATGTACAGAACAATACTGTATTTTTTGCAAATGGTAATTTTTGTCTGGCTTATCGGGTGCATTTGCCAGAGGTTTATTCGCTGTCTGAAAATGATTTTGATCAGTTACACTCTAGTTGGTTTCAAGCGATTAAAAGTTTGCCGGTAGGTACTTATATTCATAAACAGGATGTGTATTTAAAAAAAGCTTATCAAGCAAAAGATCTTCCAACGAAAAGTTTTTTGCAGCAGGCAACCCATAATTATTTTAAAGGAAGGGAACATCTGGATCACCAATGTTTGCTTTTTTTTAGTCTGCCTAAAAACAATAAACTGGCCGGTTCAAAATATCGAAATCCTTTTGCTGCATTGTCTAAAGCTAAAGTGGATCAATCCAATCAGGAATGGAAACATTTTGAACGCCATGTCATCGATGTCGTAGCCTATTTAAATCAATCCGGAAAATTAAAAGTACATCGAATGACCGCTCAGGAAATAACAGCTTTTAGTAAGGATTTTTGGAATGGCTTTGTAGCTGATTATGATACTGATATCCAAATCGGCTCTAATGCACTTCAATTAGGGAATCAGTACTTTCAATCTCTGGTATTCCAGCATGAATCCAGCTTTCAGGATGAGCTTAAAAGTTCTCGCCCACATGCGACATTTACGGCTGATGATTTTAATTTTTATCAGGGGTTTATCGATGGCTTTGGATTACAGCTTTATGAACATCATATGGTCAATCAATTGCTGATTATTGAGGACTCTAAAAAATGGCAACGAGCATTAGAAAAGCGCATAGAATCCTTAAAGAAGAGTGCTAATTTTAGCTCCCAGAATGTGATTACCTGTGAGAAACTGGAAGCCGTGCTCGATACTATTGTGCGTGATGAGCAATCTCGATTGGTACGCGGTCAATTTAATGTTATTTTTTGGCATGAGCATAAAGAGCATCTTAAGGAGATCACCGGGAAATTAATGGCGGAATGTAAGCAGTTGGATATTCGACCTTATCTGCCCTCAGGTCAGGCGCTTCCACATTACGTGCTGAATAGTTACTTTGGTTTTACCTCTAACTTTGGAGCCAGTGATACCTACGTTACAGATCTGAAACATGCCCTCTGTCTCTGGCTTCATACCGGAAATTATCAGTCCGATACTACCGGCATCATCTTTAATGATCGGCAGTATAACCTACCGGTTAAAAAGGATGTTTGGGACGAGGCTAAAAACCGAATTAAAGCTAGAAACTTTGCGATTTTTGCGCCAACAGGAGAGGGGAAATCTTTTTTAGCGAATAATATACTTCGTCAGTATTTTGAAGAACAGATCCGGTTGGTGATTATTGATCTGGGAGGTTCCTATTCAAAATTTGCCCAATTATATCCGAAGGAGCATCTGATCTTACGTTTTGAGCCCGGAAAATCTCTCGGAATTAATCCTTTTTATTGTGATGATGGGAATCCGTCACCAGAACTATTGGAAGAACTAAGTGTATTCCTACTGGAACTAACGGCTTTTGATACCAATTCTAAAGCGCAAAGTGTAACACTAAAAAACTGGCTAAGGAGGTATTATAAGAATAGTCCCGCTCCCTATAACATGTACGCCTTTTATAATTTTCTGATTCACATGGGAGAGAAGAATGTTACTGATGAAATAACTAAATCAGCTGATAAAGAAACTTTTCTTGATCGTAACCGATTTTTGCATATTCTCTCAGAGTATGTTGGGGATGGGATTTATAGTTATTTATTTCAGCCGGGAAAAAAGGAGTACCGATTGGAAGATAAACGCCTGATTATTTTTGAACTCGATGAAGTTAGAGATAACAAAGAGATTTTGGCGGTGATGCTAAAACTTATTAAAACAGCAGTGCAGCGCTCGATATGGAGCAAGCGAGAAGAAAAAGGGATTATACTGTTTGATGAGTTTGCTAAACAATTAAAGTTTCCTAATGTACTAGAGAGTGTAGAGTTCTATTATCAGGCTATACGTAAGCAAAATGGAGCTATTGGTATAATTCTACAGTCTATAAATCAGCTTCCTCATAATAGTACCGCGGCTAGTATTCTGGAGAATACTCAGGTCATTTACAGCTTGCGTAATGAGAAAGGCTATGAGGAATTGGTATCCCGATTGAAATTATCATCTCATGATCATAACCAGCTAAAATCGATTACTAATAAGCTAAGCGGCAAGCAAAAATATACGGAGGTCTTTATCAAAATAGGAAGACAAAGTAATGTTTATCGATTAGAAGTGCCTCCCGAGGCTTATGCAGCCTATCTGACCGATGGGAAAGAGAATGAGGAAATCTTAAGAGCGTATCGAAAGTTAGGAAATATGGAAAAGGCCATCACTCAGTTTTTATCAAAGCCTTCATCTTAA